A stretch of Pseudoclavibacter chungangensis DNA encodes these proteins:
- a CDS encoding DEAD/DEAH box helicase, translating into MSTATTQSNTTFADLGVPATLVDVLVAADRPTPFPIQEATLPSTLRGRDVLGRGKTGSGKTLAFAIPLVARLSGALAGGRRRPGRPIGLVLAPTRELATQIAHVVEPLAKAAGLTVTTVFGGVSQKPQESAFRAGVDIVVACPGRLDDLMKQGIVSLDAIEITVLDEADHMADLGFLPVVTRIMQATPSDGQRMLFSATLDNGVDKLVKRFLHDPVLHSVDEANSPVAAMTHHVFEVATPEAKTELVRTLASGTGRRILFTRTKHQAKKLAKQLTASGVPAVDLHGNLSQNARDRNLADFSEGRVRVLVATDVAARGVHVDGIELVVHVDPPAEHKAYLHRSGRTARAGSDGDVVTVMLPAQRKDTEALLRKARITVAPQRVTATNPAVTALVGEVAPHVTPRPGGPGSGNAVVASGGGTSQGQNARRKRAAREDQGGSTGGGRRGGRGGGSAQGRNASGRGTSAQGDGGRTGGARGGAGRGESAGQGGEGRAPGRSSRGRRRGRGAGETAAARSSQGAAPASRRVHSTSTPAPSARSSAAPRRATWSGER; encoded by the coding sequence ATGTCCACTGCGACCACGCAGTCCAACACCACCTTCGCCGACCTCGGCGTCCCGGCCACGCTCGTCGACGTGCTCGTCGCGGCCGACCGGCCCACCCCGTTCCCCATCCAGGAGGCCACCCTCCCGTCGACGCTCCGCGGCCGTGACGTCCTCGGCCGCGGCAAGACCGGATCGGGCAAGACCCTCGCGTTCGCCATTCCGCTCGTCGCGCGCCTCTCGGGCGCGCTCGCCGGCGGGCGGCGTCGTCCCGGCCGCCCGATCGGCCTCGTCCTCGCGCCGACGCGCGAACTCGCGACGCAGATCGCGCACGTCGTCGAGCCGCTCGCGAAGGCGGCCGGCCTCACGGTCACGACCGTCTTCGGCGGCGTCTCCCAGAAGCCGCAGGAGTCGGCCTTCCGGGCGGGCGTCGACATCGTCGTCGCGTGCCCGGGCCGTCTCGACGACCTCATGAAGCAGGGCATCGTCTCGCTCGACGCGATCGAGATCACGGTGCTCGACGAGGCCGACCACATGGCCGACCTCGGGTTCCTCCCGGTCGTCACGCGCATCATGCAGGCGACGCCGTCGGACGGGCAGCGGATGCTGTTCTCGGCGACGCTCGACAACGGCGTGGACAAGCTCGTCAAGCGCTTCCTGCACGACCCCGTGCTGCACTCCGTCGACGAGGCGAACTCGCCCGTCGCCGCGATGACGCACCACGTGTTCGAGGTCGCCACGCCCGAGGCGAAGACCGAGCTCGTCCGCACGCTCGCGTCGGGCACCGGACGTCGAATCCTCTTCACCCGCACGAAGCACCAGGCGAAGAAGCTCGCCAAGCAGCTCACGGCGTCGGGCGTCCCCGCGGTCGACCTGCACGGCAACCTGTCGCAGAACGCGCGTGACCGCAACCTCGCCGACTTCTCGGAGGGCCGCGTGCGCGTGCTCGTCGCGACCGACGTCGCGGCCCGCGGCGTGCACGTCGACGGCATCGAGCTCGTCGTCCACGTCGACCCGCCGGCAGAGCACAAGGCCTACCTGCACCGCTCCGGTCGCACGGCCCGCGCCGGCAGCGACGGCGACGTCGTCACGGTCATGCTGCCCGCGCAGCGCAAGGACACGGAGGCGCTGCTGCGCAAGGCACGCATCACCGTCGCCCCGCAGCGCGTCACCGCGACGAACCCCGCCGTCACGGCGCTCGTGGGTGAGGTCGCGCCGCACGTCACGCCGCGACCCGGTGGCCCGGGCTCGGGCAACGCGGTCGTCGCGTCGGGCGGCGGCACCTCGCAGGGGCAGAACGCCCGTCGGAAGCGTGCGGCCCGCGAGGACCAGGGCGGCAGCACCGGCGGCGGACGTCGCGGTGGCCGTGGTGGCGGTTCGGCGCAGGGGCGCAACGCCTCCGGGCGCGGCACGTCCGCGCAGGGCGACGGTGGCCGGACGGGCGGAGCCCGCGGCGGTGCCGGTCGCGGCGAGAGCGCCGGCCAGGGCGGCGAGGGCCGTGCACCCGGTCGCTCGTCGCGCGGACGCCGTCGCGGCCGTGGCGCCGGCGAGACGGCCGCGGCCCGCAGCTCGCAGGGCGCGGCACCCGCGTCGCGCCGCGTGCACTCGACCTCGACGCCGGCCCCGTCGGCGCGCAGCTCGGCCGCGCCGCGCCGCGCCACGTGGAGCGGCGAGCGCTGA